The nucleotide sequence tacgcgATATGATATCTGAATCTACATTTTCTTCATccgttatttcattttgttccaAATCATTTTGATCCAACATAGCATGAATTAACGCCGGATGACAACATATTTGGCGAAGACGTAATAGAAGTACCAAAATTTCGTGCGTTTTAACATCAGCATGCAGCGAAAGTAACTGATTTTGAGCCTTTGTAAATTGTGTATTTTTAtctaagaattaaataaaaaatttaatacacgttataaaaaatattatttttcaatacaaaaaatatataataacttacTTGGATTTGACAAAAAAGATGGCTTATCATACATTCCAGACATTAAGTCTGCCATATGATCTTTTTCTGCTCTTTGCGATAAAAATTGTGCAAAAAGCGTacgagaatatattaaaactttttcgTAGACTAATTGTTCTTGAGAATCAAGTTTTACTTCCActtcttcaaaatttttaGTAGGTAAACTTTCTAGAGCACCTTGTGCTTGGAGTTCTTGTTTTGTTCTTCGAAGCATAAGAGTCTTCATAACAGTTGCTAATCTTTGATGACCTGCAGCATTTTTATTGTCGACCCAACGTTTCCACACACGAATATCATCAAAAGGagaacattttaaaaatttcaataaagaatataaatccatttctttattttgtatagGTGTTCCAGTAAGTGCCCATCTTTTACTTGCTATAAGACAACATACTGATTGAGATACTTgacttttataatttcttattatgtGTGCTTCATCAAGTATTGCTCTTTTCCAATGAATCTAAAAACAATACAATTGTAAATATCATATGCTTTAACAAAGTTATGGAGAAcatcatagatatatatcacACACCTTATATACTGTAGACATGGTTTTAAATTCCCtggataatatattatatgttgtaATAACAACATCATATTTTGCTAAACGTTTAgctaatttttctctattattacCATGGTAAACTTCTATTGACAGTATaccttttttacatttactttttatttcattttcccaTTGTGATAATAAAGAAGCTGGACATACAACCAGTGTTCCACCTTTATAGgcttaaaatacaaaaaatattatttaaacaacaacgaaataaataactcatgatttttttaattaatcatatttggaaatataatatttaattatagttactatttcaaaataaaaaaagtttgctactatattatattatattcattcatACTTTACATACTTATAGATTTATTTGTAGTATGCCATTCATCATCACTGTCATTATCATCTTCTTGAGCAAGAGTAGCCATGATTAAGGAGATCATTGTTAAAGTTTTACCTAGGCCCATATCATCagctaaatattttaataaaaaaggatactTTAGTGATTATGTACTGGtaaagaatacaaaatttaaattaaaaactataatTATCAATCTATATAAAGTAATGTAGATTTATACCTAATACACCACCAGATGGTCGTTTTTGTTCTCTCCACATAAGCCATGCTAATGCATGCTGTTGATGAGGCATTAGTTTTACTTTTAAACCAGGTGGATCTTCTGCTTTTGCATCTTCTGAAGGTCGAGCTACAAGTGATCCATGTAAATCCTGTAATCTTTCTACTGTTAAAGTAAATTCACGTTCTCTAGTCTCTAGAGCTTTTTTCCCCAATGGTTTTAATTCTGAAGGCTCCATAGAATCcgcaaaaaaatattcagaatCAGATTGtagatatttcatttgattagATGATAAAGATGTTTCTTCTGGTTTATCATTAGACATAGATTTTGCATTCATTTGTTCAACAGGTTGTACCAAAGGTGTTCTTTCTAATTTTGCTTCtacttcctttatttctttttcttgaacaataatgctttcttgtaatttttttcctttatctggTAATATCTCTATATTTGCAGTATTAAGtaataactaaaaataaaacattttagaATTCACATGATTACAAATGCTTAAAATATGTCTCCAAggtttgtatatattttcttacctttgttttttctaattgATTTTGTAGTTGCTGCAATTTGCAAGAAAGGAGAGCTCTTTCTTGTGCTACCAATGGATCTATATTACCAACTCCAATCTCTTGTTTAGCATAAGATATTGCCAATGCATTCTCCTCACTTACTTCCTCTGGTGTATTATCTAGAagttaatattacattttttattaatccatctttcttactctctctctctctctctctctctctgtataaatttttatattaaatctgTAGAAgtctaaaatttttattgtcatagcaggtgttaaaaaaaaatatgctttTATAGTAAAacttctataaaaaatatacaaaaatatacaaaatactcttatactaaaaaaatatagtttatatatctatctcttctaaaaaaataatatagattattttacattaatgaACTTCAATACCTGTATCCGagttaatatttacaatagattgctcatttttttgtatattagtattaaattcttctttttccttgaaattctcacttttattaattgaatCCATTTCTAGATTCTCAGATTCATTGGTTTCGTTAACATCATCAATATTGCTGGTAGCATCAAAAGAATCTCCAATTTTTAAatcctttatattttcttttgtataatcatgtgaaatatcttttctttttctacttaaaCAATTTGTAGAAGAATTTGTAGAACTTAACTCAGAATCatctatgaaattatatcaaaataaaaaatatttttagttaagtttcaatttataatttcttaatagCTATTTGCAAAAAACATTATATGTCAAATTTACCATCTGAGGTTGTATCGGATTCTGATTCTCGATAGGAAGTTTTATCATCAATATCACTAATACTTTCTTCATCagaataaattaaacgatgtttctttaaattgcgctttacattattttcaataattgatGAAGAGTTTAAATCCATTGATTCCCTTTCAATATAAAGAtggattataattatatgagattttgtattaatgtattttaattaatatatcaattaaagacacattatataatttaatcaatttaattataaacattttaacaTTTACCTTTCCATTGAAATAGATTCGTCATTGTCACTACTATCAATAAGAATATCTTGCCTTGTACTAGTAGTTACATTATCATCACTGTCTGAGATAACTAAAGaactattatttaaattagtaGAAGAATTTTGCCACAttttaatactaataaataatactgatAGAATTCAAAGAGGTAGTTATTGAATATGTCCTATAAGTCAATGATGTTTTATTGCATTTCAAACATAGagcaatttatataaatacatatatgtattatagaagagattgaaatattattattaaataattttaaaacacTCGCGTTTCATTTGATCCGTAAAGTTGaaatacgtttctctttctaacggATTAAATTTTTCCCATAAACTTACATATTTCAAACTAGCCAATCACGTCGTTGATCATTTATAGGAAGTTAGATCTATGAATATAGCATTTATAGATCCgtttttaatatgaatttttaataggaAATAGTTCAAAAGTTTCTAACGAGCAAAaacatgattttaaaaatcaattattttttttcgagactATCTAgactaatttattttattttatttattttttttttttttcaaaatgtcgAACTACGAATCTaggaatatttttacgatccgaaaaaaaatcagcttaaaaaattaaaaaaaaaaaaaattaatatagaaaaacacAGAGATTTTTGGTCTAgcttatattaaaaattcggttattatttatttgcctaattaacaaattaaaaaagtggacaaatattcattatatgtCAGTAAGTTATTACGACGAAGttagacttttttcttttttaaggcTGTTCATCGTCTCTGATTTTATAACGGTTTATGCCAATCATAAATAcagacatatttttttattgattttaatgaaatagatcttaaaaaaaaagaaaacaaaaaaaaacgaaaaaaagaaattcgtataGTGGCGCCCCTGAAACTTTGcggtaaaagagaagaagctcGTACCCTTCTCTTCTAACTTTCGTATAAACGCTTGACTGATGTGTgttttattttcgtgaaataaaagattcagACGCAAGAAAATGTATTTCGCGATACTTACACGGAGAATTACACGGTAATTCATTCAGGTATTTTTTAGAGGATAATTCCATCGTAAAGACGAAGAAATATGTGTTCGATGATCCATGTCAAAAGATCTTGATGTttgaatttattgtt is from Vespula vulgaris chromosome 22, iyVesVulg1.1, whole genome shotgun sequence and encodes:
- the LOC127071690 gene encoding transcription termination factor 2-like, with amino-acid sequence MWQNSSTNLNNSSLVISDSDDNVTTSTRQDILIDSSDNDESISMESNIDDVNETNESENLEMDSINKNNTPEEVSEENALAISYAKQEIGVGNIDPLVAQERALLSCKLQQLQNQLEKTKEVEAKLERTPLVQPVEQMNAKSMSNDKPEETSLSSNQMKYLQSDSEYFFADSMEPSELKPLGKKALETREREFTLTVERLQDLHGSLVARPSEDAKAEDPPGLKVKLMPHQQHALAWLMWREQKRPSGGVLADDMGLGKTLTMISLIMATLAQEDDNDSDDEWHTTNKSITYKGGTLVVCPASLLSQWENEIKSKCKKGILSIEVYHGNNREKLAKRLAKYDVVITTYNILSREFKTMSTVYKIHWKRAILDEAHIIRNYKSQVSQSVCCLIASHQRLATVMKTLMLRRTKQELQAQGALESLPTKNFEEVEVKLDSQEQLVYEKVLIYSRTLFAQFLSQRAEKDHMADLMSGMYDKPSFLSNPNKNTQFTKAQNQLLSLHADVKTHEILVLLLRLRQICCHPALIHAMLDQNDLEQNEITDEENVDSDIISHVNEKETGVDHRVTKNILTSKNPVFESDRMSSKIKAVLNMVTQILDKGDKLIIVSQWSSMLEIIGSHLSTIKGATFREFSGKVPIKDRQVIIDSFNDLSGDPKILLLSLTAGGVGLNLVGGNHLLLIDIHWNPQLETQAQDRIYRFGQKKDVFIYKFICKNTIEERIKRLQENKLAISQNVLSGEKNQLVSKLSLNDLKSLFAL